From the genome of Thermogemmatispora onikobensis:
ACAACCTGGAAGAAGCAGCGCAGGCCGACTGGATCGTCGAAGCCGTCTTTGAGCGCCTCGACGTCAAGCAGCAGCTCTACGACAGACTGGAGCCGCTGCTGGGGGAGAATACCATCGTCAGCTCCAACACCTCGGGTCTGCCAGCTCACCTGCTGACCGCCGGACGCAGCGAGCGCTTCCGTCGCCACTTCCTCATCACCCACTTCTTCAACCCGGTGCGCTACATGCGCCTGCTGGAGATCGTCCCCGACCAGCAGACCGACCCGGCCCTGGTCAGCTTCATGCAGGACTTCGCCACCGAGGTGCTGGGCAAGGGCGTCGTCCTGGCCAAAGACACGCCCAACTTCATCGCCAACCGCATCGGCGTCTATGGCTTCCTGTCGACCATCCGGCGGGCCCTCGAAGAGGGCTACAGCGTCAGCGAAGTCGACGCCATTCTCGGCCCCAGCATGGGGCGACCCAAATCGGCGGTCTTCCGCACCGCCGACCTCTCCGGCCTCGACACCCTGGTCCACGTCGCCGACAACATCTACGAGAACGCCCCCGACGATCCCGAGCGCGAAGTCTTCCGCGTTCCCGAAGTCGTGCGCGAGCTGGTACGGCGCGGCTGGCTGGGTGAGAAGAGCGGTCAGGGCTTCTACAAGCGCATCAAGAACCCCGGTGGCGAATCCACCATTCTTGAGCTAAACCTGCAGACCCTTGAATACCAGCCGCAGCAGAAGCCACGCTTCGAATCCATTGGGGCCGCGCGTAACATCGACGATCCAGCCGAGCGCATGCTGACCGTGCTCAATGGCAACGATCGGGCGGCCCAACTGGCGCGCGAGACCCTGGCCGACTCGCTCATCTACGCCGCACGGCTGGCCCCAGAGATTGCCGACAGCGTCGTCGCCGTCGACCAGGCCATGCGCTGGGGCTTCAACTTCGACCTGGGCAGCTTCGAAGGCTGGGACATCCTCCTGGAGCATCCCGAAACGCTCTATCGCGTCCTGCGCTCCCATCCTTCCTTTAAAGATGTCAGCGAAGAGCAGGCGCCGGCCACGCTCAGCGCTCTCGCTGAAAAGCACGCTGCTCGTCTACCCGAGCTAGTGCGCCAGGTCATCACTCAAGGAGAAGGGCGCTTCTACAGCGGCCCCATTGGGCAGCGGCGCTACTTCGACTTCCACAGCGGCAGCTACCAGCCGGTGCCGCAACTGCGCGGCAGCATCTCCCTCAGCGTGGCCAAAGCCCAAGACAAGGTCATCCGCGAGAACGGCTCAGCCTCGCTGATCGATCTGGGCGATGGCATCGTCTGCGTCGAATTCCACACCAAGATGAACGCCATCGACCAGGACATCATCGAGATGCTGCATTACGTCGTCGAAGAGGGACAGAAGCAGTACCGGGCCATCGTCATCGCCAACGAGGCCCCGGACTTCTCGGCGGGTGCCAACCTCTTCCTCATGCTCGTCGGCGCGCGTAACGGCCAGTGGGAGATGCTGGAGCAGGCCGTCAACTCCTTCCAGCAGGTCAACATGCTCCTCAAATACAGCCCCATCCCGGTAGTGGTCGCGCCCACCGGGCGCACCCTGGGTGGTGGCTGTGAAATCGTCATGCACAGCAGCCACGTCCGCGCCCATGCCGAGACCTACATCGGCCTTGTCGAAGTCGGGGCCGGTCTCGTCCCGGGCGGAGGCGGCGTCAAAGAGCTGTTGCTGCGCCACGGGGCCCGTCTCGAAGATCAGCAGTCGCGCAGTGCTGGGGGACCATTTGCCGCCCCGCGGCGCGTCTTTGAAATTGTGGCGATGGCCACTGTCGCCACCAGCGCTGTCGAGGCGCAGGAATATCGCTTCCTGCGCAAGAGCGACAGCATCACCACCAATCGCGATCTCCTGCTGCGCGACGCCAAGGCTGACGCCTTGCGCCTGGCTGAAGCGCGCGAAGCGGGACGCTGGCAGCCACCGCAGCCGGCCATGCTGCTGCTGCCCGGACCAGGTGGGCGCCTGGTACTGGAGCAGCAGATCGACAACATGCTCCTCACGGGCAAGATCACCGAGCACGATGCCGTCATCGGGCGCCATCTGGCGCGCATCGTCACCGGTGGCAACACCTCGCCGCTGACGCCCCTGACCGAGCAGCAGGTGCTCGATCTGGAGCGTGAGGCCTTCTTGAGCCTCTGCGGCATGGAGAAGACGCAGGAGCGCATGCAAGCCATTCTCATGACTGGCAAGCCCCTGCGCAACTAAACTTGCTCACTCGTTCGCTCGCTCGCTCGCTTGTGAGCGAGCGAGCGAGCGAACGAACGAACGAACGAGCAACCAACGACATCGCATTGATCGGGCCAAGCTCAAGCTCAAGCAAAGCGGGTCTGGGGTCAGGCCGCGTGCGACACAGCGCGCGGCGGCCCCAGGTCGCCGTAGCAACCGCGACCGCCGTCTCGCGGGCAGGGCGGCTGCTCTCCCCGGGCGAGGTCATTCCGGAGCGGTACAGCGCTGCCAGCCAGGTGCACCAGGACAGCAAAGCAGGATCGCCTCCGCGCAGAAGCGGGGGCCTAGCCGCAAGGGAAAGAAAGGAAAGGAGCCGAGTCCATCATGGCGATCGACATCAGCAAGGCTTCACTCAAAGAGCTTGGTCAACTGGGAGGAGACGCCATCATCGTTGGCGAGATCGATGAAAAGCTCGTCAACCTGCCGACCTATCGCGAGCTCTACCAGCGTTGGGAGAAGCAGCAATGGAGCACCCAGGACATCGACTTCAGCGCTGACCGCCAGCAATGGAGCCAGGTTGAAGAGGCGGCTCGTCCGGTGCACATCAGCGGCTTCGTCGTCTTCTTCCAGGGCGAAGTCAGCGTCACCCACACCCTCATCCCCTACTGTGCTGCGGCCCCCAAAGAAGAGCAGCGCATCTTTCTCACCACCCAGCTCGTTGACGAAGCGCGCCATTCCGTCTTCTTTGACCGTTTCTTCCGCGAAGCGTTAGGCTTTGAGGGTGAAGACATCGAGGCCCTGCTTGTCCAGATCCGTCCCCTGTTGCGCGAAAGCGAGCGGCAGATCCTCATGGAGGGCCTGGTCGAGATCGGCCAGCGCATTCAAGCCCAGCCCGAGAAGCTGGAGCACCTCGTCGAAGGCGTCACCCTCTACCACATCATCACCGAGGGCACGCTGGCCCTGGCCGGCCAGCGCAGCATGCTCAACCGCAACAAGCGCATGGGCTGGTATCCGGGTTTCCAGCAAGGGTTCAACGCCATTGCCCGCGACGAATCGCGCCACGTCCTCTTTGGCGTGCGCTTCCTGCGCGACATGGTGCAGGAGGATGCCCGGTATGCCGACGTCATCCGCGACACCATCCAGAAATGGATGCCGCAGATTCACGACACCCTCTATCTCTCGGACTTCCAGCGCGCCTTATTGAGCAGCTTTGGCGAAGACCCCGACGAACTACTCAGGTTTGGCATGAACTCGCTGCGCAAGAAGCTCAAGGTCATCGGCGTCCCCTCTGACTTCCTGCCAGCGGTCGCCTAGACTGGCGTGAGGCGAGCGAGCCGAGCAGTGATGGAGTGAGGGCGTGGGCCTTTGAGGGGGTGTGGAGGCCCGCGCTCCCCTTTGAAAGTCAGAGCCGAGGAGAATCTGTCTGCCTGTTCTGTTGCAGGCGCGAAACTTTCTCTCTCCTGCTGACGCAAAAAAGGCCAGGCTGGCCACAGCAAACGACAGAACCAGCCTGGCCTGAGTGATCAGATCAACCCTCTTACCCGTCTTGCCTGTGTCTGATCAAAGAAACAAGAAAGCGCATGAACGATCCAGACGGATCAGTGCCCGAGCGCTAGAAATAGGCCTTCTCCGTCTCTGCATCGAAGAGATGGATCTGATCAACATCAACGTGCAGCCTCAGCGGCTCGCCGACCACCGGATGCGAGCGCGGATCGAGGCGAGCCACCACGGTGGTGCCATTGGCCGACATATGGACCTGGACCTCGCTCCCCAAATGCTCCACCACATCGACCGGCGCCATGATGGTCGAAACCGTAGCGGCGCCTGCCGGTAGCAGAGCAGCATCGCGCAAATGTTCGGGGCGAATACCAAAGATCACCTGGCGCCCCCTGGCCTCCTGCGCCTTCTCCGCATAGCAGGCCGGCACCTGTACCCGCCCGAAACCATCCAGCACGATGCTCACCCCGCCATCGTCGTCCACTACCCGGGCACCCGGGAAGAAGTTCATCGCCGGCGAACCGATAAAGCCGGCCACGAACATATTGGCAGGATGGTCGTACAGCTCCTGCGGAGGCCCCATCTGCTGAATCTCCCCCTGATGCAGGACCACAATGCGATCCCCCATCGTCATCGCCTCCACCTGGTCGTGGGTCACATAGACAAAAGTCGTCTGCACCCGCCGGTGCAGCTTAATGATCTCTGCCCGCATCTGCACACGTAACTTCGCGTCCAGGTTTGACAGTGGCTCATCCATCAGGAAGACCTGCGCATCACGCACAATGGCACGTCCAAGCGCCACGCGCTGCCGCTGGCCACCGGAGAGTTCCTTGGGCTTGCGATTGAGCAGATGAGCGATTTCGAGGATTTCGGCGGCGTCCTGGACCCGCTTCTTAATCTCCTGGCGGGGAACACCGCGGAGCTTGAGGCTGAAAGCCATATTGTCAAAGACGTTCATGTGAGGGTAAAGGGCGTAGTTCTGGAAGACCATCGCCACATTGCGCTCTTTCGGCTCCACGCCATTCACCAGCATGTCGCCGATGTAAATCTCCCCAGCGGTTGGCTCCTCTAACCCAGCGATCATGCGCAAACAGGTACTCTTGCCGCACCCCGATGGGCCGACGAGAACCAGAAACTCCTGGTCCTTCACCTCAAGGTTGATGTCGCGGACCACATCGACCTTGTCAAACCGCTTGTAGACGTGTACAAAGCTTACACGGGCCATACTAACTCCTTTTCGCTCTTGCTGACAGATCCCTTCCTGAATCTGTCAGGGCCTTTGGTGAAGAGCTATCGCTTGGTGCCACGTTGCAACTGACTGCGAGGTCAGAAGGGAGTCAACGGGGCTTCTTCGCGCACCAGTTGCCCAGAGCGTCAGGTCGAGATTCTCCTCACCTTCACCTGGGCAAGCGCTATGTAGAGTATATACACAATGCCCACCAATTGCAATGCGCACTGCTTGCGGGAGCGAAGGAAAGCGAGACTGCGTCGAGCGTCGAAAGGCCGCCCTACACGCTCAGGAAGGTCAACCGGCGGCTGGCCAACGTCTGGCCGGCGAGACCCATGCTGGGGAAGAAAGAGCACCTCTCTGGCGGAAGGCTGGCGCTTGCATTTGACTGGCAGCCTGCTTATTCGTCTATACTATGATACACAAGACAGGATCGAACGTTGCTGGCGCCGGCGACCAGCCCAAAGGTCCTAACTGGCGAGCGGCGATTGAGCGGGAGTGAAGGCGCGAGCCTGTGTAATCATGCTGCCAGCTTGCTAGCTTACAAAAGTAGATGGAGAGCCATAACGTTGCGCACATTGCCATCATAACATTGATTGAAATATGTAGTCTCTCTGTCAAATTTCAAAAAAGGTGAGGTTGCCTCTAGACAAGAGGAGATGTTTTCATGCATACTATGAGTGTGCGTTACCGAGTATGTTGCTAACAAGTAGCGTACATTGTTATCACAATCGCTGAGTGGCTATTGACATCGCTCAACCGCAGGGGATCGCCCTGGAGACCTTATTGATCGCTTGATCCAGACCAGAGAAGGGGAGGAAACCATGCTGACGACCAAGGAACAGGGTAGCGAAGTCGCGCGCTTACTCAAGCAGATCAGCGATGAGTATGAGGCAGCCCAGCGCGGCCTGAGCGGGCTGGCCTGTGGTGTCTCGCGCCACGACTTCATCACCGCCAGAATGGAGCATCTGGGCCAGCTCCACAACCAGCTTCAGGCCATTGTAGGCGACGCGGCCATCGCGATGATCGCGGAGCGGCTCAATACCCTGCACTAGGGAGCCGGCGAGGCTCTTCCACGCAAAACGGCCCCCCGGGCCGTTTTTTTTTCTGGTCGAGAGAAGCATGCTGAAGCTGGCGAAAGGGACGAAGGAAGGTAAGGAAGTGGAGCTTGGGAGCTTGACAGGTAGCGGAGGCCGGAGGCATCAGTAGCCGCGGGCGTCGAAGGGTGACGGAGGGGAGGAAAGAGAAGGCAGGGATGGTTTTCCCTCCATCCCTGCCTGCTGTGGAAGAGCAACGCGGATCGGAAACGGTACATCGCCACGAGTGGCGGACAGAGAAAGTGATTCTGGGACGTCTCCCCTGTCGTGCCGGTGTGGCTGACCTGGGTCTTCGATCTCGCGATCTCTCTGCCTGAGCCTGTCAGAAGCGTGCTTCTTCAATCAGGGTTCTTCCTTGTTCTCCCTAGCCTCCGGGCCAGCTTCCTGCAAGCGGGACGCAGGCGGCCACGGGTGAGCGAGCGAGGGAGTCGGCGAGGTCACTTGTTCTGGAGTAGGAGAAGATGATGAAAGATTGTCCCAACTCATCCTTCATCAAGGCAGCGTTCTAACAGGCTTGCTCACCCAATCATTCGCCGCATTGCTCAGACACAAAGCCGAAGGCGACTCGACTGACCCGCTGGCGAGTGGGCCAGCCGGACTAAGGTCGCGCCTCCTCCAGAGAAAGCAAGCGTCGTACTGGCTCGGCAGAGGCTGCGACCTGGGCCTCCTCTTCAAGAGAAAGGCGCCGACCGGGCCAGACGCCGCTGACCACATACTCAGTTTCCTCATAGAGGAACGTTTCTTGATCGAAGACATTGTATTCTTCATCGAAGAAGCACTGGAGCCAGGCGGTCAGATCTTCCGAGCTCAGGCCCGGGGCGCCCTCGCAGACAAACCATTCAGCGATGCCCTGCAGGTAGGTGCGATAGTCTGGTGTGAGAGGAAAGCGCCGCTGGATCAGATAGGTCTTTTCCTCGATCTCCTCATAGCCAGCTTCGCGGAGGTAGCCGGCCAATTTTGAGCCGACCCAACTATCTTCGAAGGGATAGCCGTGCTCGACGCGAATGCGCTCCCAGCGCTCGCGGGCCTGGAAGACGCGGGCCTGGAGGCCGGGATCAATCGTATGGAAGCGCAGTGTCCCGAAATCGATGTCCTTCACGATCAGGCGGCCTCCGGGCGCGAGGTACTGACCGAGCATCTTGAAGGTCTTGACAGGCTCAGGCAGATACTGGCTAACATTGGCGCTGAAGATGGCGTCAACGGAACCATGCGCGAGAGGCAGCTGCTCTAAGGGAGCCAGCTTATACTCGACCTGGGGGGCGTACCAGGTGCCCGCGCTGCGTCGCCGGGCGGTTACCAGGGCTTCGACCGAGATATCCACGCCGATAATGCGTCCTTGGGGGCCGATGGCCTGGGCGAGCAAAGGAACCCAGAGGCCGGGGCCACAGCCGGCGTCAACCACCAGGCTTCCCGCCTTGAGCTGGAGATCGCGCACCATCTGTTCGCGTTCTGCCGCTTTGCAGCGATGGTGCATTTCCAACCAGGCGACCGCATTCAGAGGAAGCCCACATTCGTTACCAAAGACCGGATTATTCGCTGCCATAGTACAATCCTCGCCTTCGCGCACGTGGCGCAAACAAAGGTTTCTTCAATGGTGAGGAGAGTATAACATGCAGCCCACTGAGAAGACAATAGTGTGTGTACATTTGTAGGAGTTTTGTAATACTTTGTTCATGATCCAGGCAGCCTTCGAAAGTTTCAACGCTCCCTATCATGCAATCCGGCAAGTGGACATGATGCGCGAACACTGCACGCCATACGCTGTGAAGCCACCTCGCGCCGCTTCCTACCTGCGATGAGCCTGCCTGGCTCGATATTAAAATGTTGTAATAAATGGAAGGATACATGAAAATGCGTTCATGTAAGAAAACGCTCTGGTAATCTGCTCCATCGACGTGATATAATCGGCTCAGGCAAATCCTTTCCCAGCAACCATATCAGGCAAGAAGAGAGCACATACTGGCACGTCTTCGGTGCCACCTCTCAACGCACACACGCACACACGCACGTTTGCACCGTTCGCCCGTAGCCGCAGCTGGCGCCTCTGCTAGTCTGGCGGCTAGCTAGCGCACCCGTCTGGTAAGGAAGGAGCACTGACTGACATGAAGCAAGGACATGACTCTTCGCGCCCGCCGCGTCGCAGGCAGCGGGCTGCCGGGCCAGAAGCGCGTCCGCCGGCGCGTACCCGCGGTCGTCATGCGAATGCTGGTGTGACCAAGCGCGGTCGGAGCCGGAGCGGGGCCCGCGTTGCCGAATCGGCCACTCCGGCTTCCACAAGTCTGACTCCCTTCAGCCTGACCCTGCAGCGCATTCTCAAGCGCGATCGCGCGCGCATCGCCCAGTTTGCCAGCTCTCTCGGGGTCTCCGAAAATACGGTCTATCGCTGGATGAATGGTCAATCCGAGCCGCGTCCCTCCTCTTTGAGGCAGATTCTAGAGGTAATGCCTGAGCATCGCCGTGAGCTGCAGGAGTCTATCGAGCAAAGCTTTCCGAATGTGCTCGATCTGCCGCCGGCTGGTGAGATCCCAACCGTATCCCGTGACCTATATCGTCAGGTCTTGGAGTTGCGCGCAACGATCGTTCAGGACGACAGTCGGCGCTGGCAGATGATCCAGCGTATTTTCGAGGCAGCCATCAAGCATCTTGATCCTGAGCAGCGTGGCCTGGCGTTGACCTATGCTGAGCTCATGCCGCCG
Proteins encoded in this window:
- a CDS encoding 3-hydroxyacyl-CoA dehydrogenase/enoyl-CoA hydratase family protein, coding for MGYQIRKAAVIGAGVMGAAIAAHLANVGIPSLLLDIVPPDAGADRNRVARTGLERALKARPAAFYSPKKARLITVGNIEDNLEEAAQADWIVEAVFERLDVKQQLYDRLEPLLGENTIVSSNTSGLPAHLLTAGRSERFRRHFLITHFFNPVRYMRLLEIVPDQQTDPALVSFMQDFATEVLGKGVVLAKDTPNFIANRIGVYGFLSTIRRALEEGYSVSEVDAILGPSMGRPKSAVFRTADLSGLDTLVHVADNIYENAPDDPEREVFRVPEVVRELVRRGWLGEKSGQGFYKRIKNPGGESTILELNLQTLEYQPQQKPRFESIGAARNIDDPAERMLTVLNGNDRAAQLARETLADSLIYAARLAPEIADSVVAVDQAMRWGFNFDLGSFEGWDILLEHPETLYRVLRSHPSFKDVSEEQAPATLSALAEKHAARLPELVRQVITQGEGRFYSGPIGQRRYFDFHSGSYQPVPQLRGSISLSVAKAQDKVIRENGSASLIDLGDGIVCVEFHTKMNAIDQDIIEMLHYVVEEGQKQYRAIVIANEAPDFSAGANLFLMLVGARNGQWEMLEQAVNSFQQVNMLLKYSPIPVVVAPTGRTLGGGCEIVMHSSHVRAHAETYIGLVEVGAGLVPGGGGVKELLLRHGARLEDQQSRSAGGPFAAPRRVFEIVAMATVATSAVEAQEYRFLRKSDSITTNRDLLLRDAKADALRLAEAREAGRWQPPQPAMLLLPGPGGRLVLEQQIDNMLLTGKITEHDAVIGRHLARIVTGGNTSPLTPLTEQQVLDLEREAFLSLCGMEKTQERMQAILMTGKPLRN
- a CDS encoding ribonucleotide-diphosphate reductase subunit beta — encoded protein: MAIDISKASLKELGQLGGDAIIVGEIDEKLVNLPTYRELYQRWEKQQWSTQDIDFSADRQQWSQVEEAARPVHISGFVVFFQGEVSVTHTLIPYCAAAPKEEQRIFLTTQLVDEARHSVFFDRFFREALGFEGEDIEALLVQIRPLLRESERQILMEGLVEIGQRIQAQPEKLEHLVEGVTLYHIITEGTLALAGQRSMLNRNKRMGWYPGFQQGFNAIARDESRHVLFGVRFLRDMVQEDARYADVIRDTIQKWMPQIHDTLYLSDFQRALLSSFGEDPDELLRFGMNSLRKKLKVIGVPSDFLPAVA
- a CDS encoding ABC transporter ATP-binding protein gives rise to the protein MARVSFVHVYKRFDKVDVVRDINLEVKDQEFLVLVGPSGCGKSTCLRMIAGLEEPTAGEIYIGDMLVNGVEPKERNVAMVFQNYALYPHMNVFDNMAFSLKLRGVPRQEIKKRVQDAAEILEIAHLLNRKPKELSGGQRQRVALGRAIVRDAQVFLMDEPLSNLDAKLRVQMRAEIIKLHRRVQTTFVYVTHDQVEAMTMGDRIVVLHQGEIQQMGPPQELYDHPANMFVAGFIGSPAMNFFPGARVVDDDGGVSIVLDGFGRVQVPACYAEKAQEARGRQVIFGIRPEHLRDAALLPAGAATVSTIMAPVDVVEHLGSEVQVHMSANGTTVVARLDPRSHPVVGEPLRLHVDVDQIHLFDAETEKAYF
- a CDS encoding methyltransferase domain-containing protein, giving the protein MAANNPVFGNECGLPLNAVAWLEMHHRCKAAEREQMVRDLQLKAGSLVVDAGCGPGLWVPLLAQAIGPQGRIIGVDISVEALVTARRRSAGTWYAPQVEYKLAPLEQLPLAHGSVDAIFSANVSQYLPEPVKTFKMLGQYLAPGGRLIVKDIDFGTLRFHTIDPGLQARVFQARERWERIRVEHGYPFEDSWVGSKLAGYLREAGYEEIEEKTYLIQRRFPLTPDYRTYLQGIAEWFVCEGAPGLSSEDLTAWLQCFFDEEYNVFDQETFLYEETEYVVSGVWPGRRLSLEEEAQVAASAEPVRRLLSLEEARP
- a CDS encoding helix-turn-helix domain-containing protein, which codes for MKQGHDSSRPPRRRQRAAGPEARPPARTRGRHANAGVTKRGRSRSGARVAESATPASTSLTPFSLTLQRILKRDRARIAQFASSLGVSENTVYRWMNGQSEPRPSSLRQILEVMPEHRRELQESIEQSFPNVLDLPPAGEIPTVSRDLYRQVLELRATIVQDDSRRWQMIQRIFEAAIKHLDPEQRGLALTYAELMPPRADGIHSLYEAEVRATSPWSETQESRAFLGSTTLAGTAAMLQRLQTWSELDREQRHQFVAEEFERSACACPVLFAGRCAGVLIVSSTQADFFSPPVCQAVNEYALLVALALPESAFYDPSLIHLRPMPDIRWQREEISRTFVNRVIACARRFQLSRPEAEKRVRMEIEEEFEQLAPMHFALSSERP